In one Pungitius pungitius chromosome 13, fPunPun2.1, whole genome shotgun sequence genomic region, the following are encoded:
- the mrpl14 gene encoding large ribosomal subunit protein uL14m isoform X1: protein MYKRLHSTTFIKSIYDLSIFRKEYLFLICESILCLSGSSAKKGTFLAVIMALQLLSRSLTGLIVESSSMIQQKTFSVSAVAAAIQKLTRVRVVDNSSLGNTPYHRSPRVIHVYTKNGVGKVGDKVLLAIKGQKKKALIVGHKMPGERMSPRFDSNNVVLIEENGNPTGTRIKVPLPTLLRKVEGDYSKVLAIASSFV, encoded by the exons ATGTACAAACGTTTGCATTCAACAACATTTATCAAATCAATTTACGACCTCTCAATTTTCAGAaaggagtatttatttttaatttgtgaaTCCATATTGTGTTTATCAGGCAGCTCGGCTAAGAAGG GCACATTTCTCGCTGTAATCATGGCTCTCCAGCTGCTTTCAAGATCGCTTACGGGTCTCATTGTAGAGTCATCGTCAATGATTCAGCAAAAAACTTTTAG TGTATCCGCTGTTGCGGCAGCCATTCAGAAGTTGACGAGAGTGCGCGTTGTGGACAACAGCTCTCTTGGAAATACACCGTATCACCGTTCCCCAAGAGTAATCCATGTCTACACCAAGAATGGTGTCGGGAAAGTCGGGGACAAAGTGTTGCTCGCCATCaaaggacagaagaagaaggcacTGATTGTTGGACACAAAATGCCTGGAGAACGCATGAGTCCGCGCTTTGATTCAAACAACGTTGTTCTAATTGAGGAAAATGGAAATCCAACAGGAACAAGGATTAAGGTCCCGCTACCCACCCTTCTGCGTAAAGTGGAGGGAGATTACTCGAAAGTCCTAGCAATTGCTAGTTCCTTTGTTTGA
- the mrpl14 gene encoding large ribosomal subunit protein uL14m isoform X2 yields the protein MALQLLSRSLTGLIVESSSMIQQKTFSVSAVAAAIQKLTRVRVVDNSSLGNTPYHRSPRVIHVYTKNGVGKVGDKVLLAIKGQKKKALIVGHKMPGERMSPRFDSNNVVLIEENGNPTGTRIKVPLPTLLRKVEGDYSKVLAIASSFV from the exons ATGGCTCTCCAGCTGCTTTCAAGATCGCTTACGGGTCTCATTGTAGAGTCATCGTCAATGATTCAGCAAAAAACTTTTAG TGTATCCGCTGTTGCGGCAGCCATTCAGAAGTTGACGAGAGTGCGCGTTGTGGACAACAGCTCTCTTGGAAATACACCGTATCACCGTTCCCCAAGAGTAATCCATGTCTACACCAAGAATGGTGTCGGGAAAGTCGGGGACAAAGTGTTGCTCGCCATCaaaggacagaagaagaaggcacTGATTGTTGGACACAAAATGCCTGGAGAACGCATGAGTCCGCGCTTTGATTCAAACAACGTTGTTCTAATTGAGGAAAATGGAAATCCAACAGGAACAAGGATTAAGGTCCCGCTACCCACCCTTCTGCGTAAAGTGGAGGGAGATTACTCGAAAGTCCTAGCAATTGCTAGTTCCTTTGTTTGA
- the capn1a gene encoding calpain 1, (mu/I) large subunit a isoform X1, translating into MYPTGGISSAIQANRLRADGMGSKEQAVLFSNQDYEALKQECLESGCLFEDSYFPAEPPSLGFKELAPYSSKTKDVVWMRPSELNDNPQFIVGGATRTDICQGALGDCWLLAAIGSLTLNERLLHRVVPHGQSFQDDYAGIFHFQFWQFGDWVDVVIDDRLPVKDGELMFVHSAEGNEYWSALLEKAYAKLSGSYEALSGGSTTEGFEDFTGGVSEMYELRKAPRDLHRIIGKALERDSLLGCSIDVSAQHADTKPRSSALHRLVTANSVKSTSIYLRGSQCCDDVSILSQITSAFDMEAVTFKKLVKGHAYSVTGMKEVHFRGNMERLIRIRNPWGQVEWTGAWSDNSPEWNEIDPSEREDLHLKMEDGEFWMSFSEFKRQFSRLEICNLTPDTLSEDSLSNWHTMKFYGAWRRGSTAGGCRNHPNTFWINPQYKITLLEEDDDPEDDEVACSFLVALMQKDRRRFRRHGQDMHTIGFAVYEIPEEYRGCQNVHLKKNFFLSHSSCARSETFINLREVSTRLRLPPGEYLIVPSTFEPSQEADFVLRVFTEKQSETEELDDEISAELEDDDEITEDDIDDSFKSTFAQLAGDDMEISIHELRTILNRVVCRHKDLKTDGFSMESCRTMVNLMDKDGSARLGLVEFQILWNKIRKWLVIFRDFDLDKSGAMSSYEMRLAVEAAGFKLNNRLNQILVARYAENEMIDFDNFICCLVKLEAMFRAFQQFDKEGSGEAEMNVTEWLYLTMCG; encoded by the exons ATGTATCCAACCGGAGGGATATCTTCAGCCATACAGGCCAACAGGCTACGAGCTGACGGCATGGGCTCCAAGGAGCAGGCAGTGCTCTTCTCCAACCAGGACTACGAGGCACTGAAGCAGGAATGTTTGGAGTCCGGCTGCCTGTTTGAAGACTCCTATTTCCCTGCAGAGCCCCCATCACTGGGCTTCAAGGAGCTCGCCCCCTATTCCTCCAAAACTAAGGATGTGGTGTGGATGAGGCCCTCG GAACTGAATGACAATCCTCAGTTCATTGTGGGTGGGGCCACCAGAACTGACATCTGTCAGGGAGCGCTAG GCGACTGCTGGCTCTTAGCTGCTATCGGCTCTCTCACCCTCAATGAGAGGCTTCTTCATCGGGTTGTCCCTCATGGCCAGTCCTTCCAAGATGATTATGCAGGAATCTTCCACTTTCAG TTCTGGCAGTTCGGTGACTGGGTAGATGTTGTGATAGATGACAGACTGCCTGTCAAAGACGGCGAGCTCATGTTTGTTCATTCTGCTGAGGGCAATGAATACTGGAGTGCACTCCTGGAAAAGGCTTACGCCAA GCTGAGTGGCTCCTACGAGGCTCTGTCCGGGGGAAGCACCACTGAGGGGTTCGAGGACTTCACAGGTGGTGTGTCTGAGATGTACGAGCTCCGCAAAGCTCCCAGAGATCTGCACAGGATAATAGGCAAAGCCCTGGAGAGAGACTCTCTGCTGGGCTGCTCCATCGATGTAAGTGCGCAACATGCCGACACAAAACCCAGAAGCTCAGCGCTTCACCGGCTTGTCACAGCCAATAGCGTTAAAAGCACTTCTATTTATTTACGTGGCAGTCAATGCTGTGATGATGTTTCAATATTATCGCAGATCACCAGTGCCTTCGACATGGAGGCCGTTACATTCAAGAAGCTGGTAAAGGGCCACGCCTACTCAGTAACCGGAATGAAGGAG GTTCACTTCCGCGGCAACATGGAACGCCTAATCCGAATACGTAACCCTTGGGGTCAGGTGGAGTGGACTGGTGCCTGGAGTGACAA TTCTCCTGAATGGAACGAGATTGACCCGTCTGAACGAGAGGACCTGCATCTGAAGATGGAAGACGGGGAGTTTTG GATGTCCTTCAGTGAATTCAAGAGGCAGTTTTCTCGGCTGGAGATCTGCAACCTGACTCCTGACACTCTGAGTGAGGACAGTCTCAGCAACTGGCACACCATGAAGTTCTACGGCGCTTGGAGGAGGGGCAGCACTGCCGGAGGCTGCAGGAACCATCCCA ACACGTTTTGGATCAACCCTCAGTACAAGATCACGTTgctggaggaggatgatgacccGGAGGATGATGAAGTGGCGTGCAGTTTTTTAGTAGCGCTCATGCAGAAGGACCGGCGCAGATTCCGGCGCCATGGTCAGGACATGCACACGATTGGCTTTGCTGTTTATGAG ATTCCAGAAGAG TACAGAGGCTGCCAGAATGTCCATTTGAAGAAAAATTTCTTTTTGAGCCATTCGTCTTGCGCTCGCTCCGAGACCTTCATCAACCTGCGAGAGGTGAGCACGCGGCTCCGCCTGCCCCCCGGGGAGTACCTCATCGTCCCCTCCACCTTTGAGCCCAGTCAGGAGGCTGACTTTGTCCTCAGAGTCTTCACTGAGAAGCAATCAGAAACCGA AGAACTGGATGATGAAATCTCTGCTGAATTAGAAGATGAT GATGAAATAACTGAAGACGACATTGATGACTCCTTTAAGTCTACGTTCGCCCAGCTAGCAGGAGAC GACATGGAGATTTCTATTCATGAGCTCCGGACCATTCTAAACAGAGTCGTCTGCAGGC ACAAAGATCTAAAGACGGACGGCTTCAGTATGGAGTCATGCAGGACCATGGTCAACCTGATGGAT AAAGATGGTAGTGCCCGTTTAGGTCTTGTGGAGTTCCAGATCCTCTGGAATAAAATCCGAAAGTGGCTG GTCATTTTTCGAGACTTTGACCTCGACAAGTCAGGGGCCATGAGCTCATATGAGATGCGTCTTGCTGTGGAGGCAGCGG GTTTTAAACTGAATAACAGACTGAACCAGATTCTGGTAGCCCGGTATGCAGAGAACGAGATGATTGACTTTGACAACTTCATCTGCTGCTTAGTCAAGCTTGAAGCCATGTTTA GGGCTTTCCAGCAGTTTGACAAGGAAGGATCAGGCGAGGCTGAAATGAATGTCACAGAG TGGCTTTACCTGACCATGTGTGGTTGA
- the capn1a gene encoding calpain 1, (mu/I) large subunit a isoform X2: MYPTGGISSAIQANRLRADGMGSKEQAVLFSNQDYEALKQECLESGCLFEDSYFPAEPPSLGFKELAPYSSKTKDVVWMRPSELNDNPQFIVGGATRTDICQGALGDCWLLAAIGSLTLNERLLHRVVPHGQSFQDDYAGIFHFQFWQFGDWVDVVIDDRLPVKDGELMFVHSAEGNEYWSALLEKAYAKLSGSYEALSGGSTTEGFEDFTGGVSEMYELRKAPRDLHRIIGKALERDSLLGCSIDITSAFDMEAVTFKKLVKGHAYSVTGMKEVHFRGNMERLIRIRNPWGQVEWTGAWSDNSPEWNEIDPSEREDLHLKMEDGEFWMSFSEFKRQFSRLEICNLTPDTLSEDSLSNWHTMKFYGAWRRGSTAGGCRNHPNTFWINPQYKITLLEEDDDPEDDEVACSFLVALMQKDRRRFRRHGQDMHTIGFAVYEIPEEYRGCQNVHLKKNFFLSHSSCARSETFINLREVSTRLRLPPGEYLIVPSTFEPSQEADFVLRVFTEKQSETEELDDEISAELEDDDEITEDDIDDSFKSTFAQLAGDDMEISIHELRTILNRVVCRHKDLKTDGFSMESCRTMVNLMDKDGSARLGLVEFQILWNKIRKWLVIFRDFDLDKSGAMSSYEMRLAVEAAGFKLNNRLNQILVARYAENEMIDFDNFICCLVKLEAMFRAFQQFDKEGSGEAEMNVTEWLYLTMCG, translated from the exons ATGTATCCAACCGGAGGGATATCTTCAGCCATACAGGCCAACAGGCTACGAGCTGACGGCATGGGCTCCAAGGAGCAGGCAGTGCTCTTCTCCAACCAGGACTACGAGGCACTGAAGCAGGAATGTTTGGAGTCCGGCTGCCTGTTTGAAGACTCCTATTTCCCTGCAGAGCCCCCATCACTGGGCTTCAAGGAGCTCGCCCCCTATTCCTCCAAAACTAAGGATGTGGTGTGGATGAGGCCCTCG GAACTGAATGACAATCCTCAGTTCATTGTGGGTGGGGCCACCAGAACTGACATCTGTCAGGGAGCGCTAG GCGACTGCTGGCTCTTAGCTGCTATCGGCTCTCTCACCCTCAATGAGAGGCTTCTTCATCGGGTTGTCCCTCATGGCCAGTCCTTCCAAGATGATTATGCAGGAATCTTCCACTTTCAG TTCTGGCAGTTCGGTGACTGGGTAGATGTTGTGATAGATGACAGACTGCCTGTCAAAGACGGCGAGCTCATGTTTGTTCATTCTGCTGAGGGCAATGAATACTGGAGTGCACTCCTGGAAAAGGCTTACGCCAA GCTGAGTGGCTCCTACGAGGCTCTGTCCGGGGGAAGCACCACTGAGGGGTTCGAGGACTTCACAGGTGGTGTGTCTGAGATGTACGAGCTCCGCAAAGCTCCCAGAGATCTGCACAGGATAATAGGCAAAGCCCTGGAGAGAGACTCTCTGCTGGGCTGCTCCATCGAT ATCACCAGTGCCTTCGACATGGAGGCCGTTACATTCAAGAAGCTGGTAAAGGGCCACGCCTACTCAGTAACCGGAATGAAGGAG GTTCACTTCCGCGGCAACATGGAACGCCTAATCCGAATACGTAACCCTTGGGGTCAGGTGGAGTGGACTGGTGCCTGGAGTGACAA TTCTCCTGAATGGAACGAGATTGACCCGTCTGAACGAGAGGACCTGCATCTGAAGATGGAAGACGGGGAGTTTTG GATGTCCTTCAGTGAATTCAAGAGGCAGTTTTCTCGGCTGGAGATCTGCAACCTGACTCCTGACACTCTGAGTGAGGACAGTCTCAGCAACTGGCACACCATGAAGTTCTACGGCGCTTGGAGGAGGGGCAGCACTGCCGGAGGCTGCAGGAACCATCCCA ACACGTTTTGGATCAACCCTCAGTACAAGATCACGTTgctggaggaggatgatgacccGGAGGATGATGAAGTGGCGTGCAGTTTTTTAGTAGCGCTCATGCAGAAGGACCGGCGCAGATTCCGGCGCCATGGTCAGGACATGCACACGATTGGCTTTGCTGTTTATGAG ATTCCAGAAGAG TACAGAGGCTGCCAGAATGTCCATTTGAAGAAAAATTTCTTTTTGAGCCATTCGTCTTGCGCTCGCTCCGAGACCTTCATCAACCTGCGAGAGGTGAGCACGCGGCTCCGCCTGCCCCCCGGGGAGTACCTCATCGTCCCCTCCACCTTTGAGCCCAGTCAGGAGGCTGACTTTGTCCTCAGAGTCTTCACTGAGAAGCAATCAGAAACCGA AGAACTGGATGATGAAATCTCTGCTGAATTAGAAGATGAT GATGAAATAACTGAAGACGACATTGATGACTCCTTTAAGTCTACGTTCGCCCAGCTAGCAGGAGAC GACATGGAGATTTCTATTCATGAGCTCCGGACCATTCTAAACAGAGTCGTCTGCAGGC ACAAAGATCTAAAGACGGACGGCTTCAGTATGGAGTCATGCAGGACCATGGTCAACCTGATGGAT AAAGATGGTAGTGCCCGTTTAGGTCTTGTGGAGTTCCAGATCCTCTGGAATAAAATCCGAAAGTGGCTG GTCATTTTTCGAGACTTTGACCTCGACAAGTCAGGGGCCATGAGCTCATATGAGATGCGTCTTGCTGTGGAGGCAGCGG GTTTTAAACTGAATAACAGACTGAACCAGATTCTGGTAGCCCGGTATGCAGAGAACGAGATGATTGACTTTGACAACTTCATCTGCTGCTTAGTCAAGCTTGAAGCCATGTTTA GGGCTTTCCAGCAGTTTGACAAGGAAGGATCAGGCGAGGCTGAAATGAATGTCACAGAG TGGCTTTACCTGACCATGTGTGGTTGA
- the LOC119214541 gene encoding calpain-2 catalytic subunit-like — translation MTSIAERLARKKEREEGIGTNQQAVKFSQQDYETLRQECLKRGRLFEDNCFPAEPKSLGFNELGPYSSKTRGVVWKRPTDLCSEPEFIKDGATTTDICQGALGDCWLLAAIASLTLDQRILARVVPIGQSFSDDYAGIFHFQFWQFGAWVDVVIDDRLPTKDGKLLFVHSTEGSEFWSSLLEKAYAKVQGSYEALSGGNTIEGFEDFTGGIAEVYALDKASAKLFYIMERDLSLGSLLGCSIDITNAYETEAITGLKLVKGHAYSVTDAKEVQSRGRPVQLVRIRNPWGQVEWTGPWSDESSEWEHLSADEKSKLNHVADNGEFWMSYSDFIKQFTKLEICNLTPDTLMSDDVGHWNNYQFEGIWRVGSTAGGCRNNPATFSSNPQFVVRLEDVDDDPLDEEDGCTLLVGLMQKDGRRQKRLNCDLNTIGFAIYKVPDQYKGCSNIHLGPDVLLRQKAVAMSSNFINTREVCDRFKLPPGEYAIVPSTFLPHKQGSFVLRVFSEKKAAASQLQVDINAEIEEKEVSESDVDPHFKRLFKQISGNDMEVSVFELLTILNNVVSHRSDIKTDGFSLETCRLIVSLLDKNESGTLGLMEFHLLWNKIQKYLNIFKNFDTDNSGTMSSHEMRGATAEAGFQVNSTVLQSIVNRYADAEYAIDFDSYVGCLIKLEMLFKMFKALERADTGKMELDIQQWLCLAIH, via the exons atgacatccattgcagagCGACTGGCCCGTAAGAAGGAGAGGGAAGAAGGCATTGGCACTAACCAGCAAGCAGTCAAGTTCTCCCAACAGGATTACGAGACTCTGCGCCAGGAGTGTCTGAAGCGCGGCCGTCTCTTTGAGGATAACTGCTTTCCAGCTGAGCCCAAATCCTTGGGCTTCAACGAGCTGGGACCGTACTCATCCAAAACCAGGGGCGTTGTCTGGAAAAGGCCAACG GACCTGTGCTCTGAGCCAGAGTTCATTAAGGATGGGGCGACGACCACAGACATTTGCCAAGGAGCTCTAG GTGACTGTTGGCTGCTGGCTGCAATTGCCTCTTTGACTCTTGACCAGCGGATCTTGGCTCGCGTGGTGCCCATTGGACAGAGTTTCTCCGATGATTATGCCGGGATATTTCACTTCCAG ttttgGCAGTTTGGTGCGTGGGTGGACGTGGTGATTGATGACCGCTTACCCACCAAAGATGGAAAGCTTCTGTTTGTTCATTCAACGGAGGGCTCAGAGTTTTGGAGCAGCCTGCTGGAAAAGGCCTACGCCAA AGTGCAAGGCAGCTACGAGGCCCTTTCTGGAGGAAACACCATCGAGGGTTTTGAGGACTTCACAGGGGGGATTGCAGAAGTCTACGCTTTGGACAAAGCTTCAGCGAAGCTCTTCTACATTATGGAAAGGGACCTGAGTCTGGGTTCGCTGCTGGGTTGCTCTATAGAC ataaCCAATGCCTATGAGACAGAGGCAATTACAGGGCTGAAACTTGTCAAGGGGCATGCTTACTCAGTCACTGATGCAAAGGAG GTCCAGTCTCGAGGCAGGCCAGTTCAGCTGGTCCGCATCAGGAACCCCTGGGGTCAGGTGGAGTGGACTGGGCCCTGGAGTGATGA ATCCAGTGAATGGGAGCACCTCAGTGCAGACGAGAAATCTAAGTTGAACCATGTGGCTGACAATGGAGAGTTCTG GATGTCCTATTCAGACTTCATCAAGCAGTTCACAAAGCTGGAGATCTGTAACCTGACCCCGGACACCCTCATGAGTGACGATGTGGGCCACTGGAACAACTACCAGTTTGAAGGGATTTGGAGGGTGGGATCCACCGCAGGTGGCTGCCGCAATAACCCAG CCACATTCTCGTCCAACCCTCAGTTTGTGGTGCGCCTGGAGGATGTGGATGACGATCCTCTGGATGAGGAGGATGGGTGTACCTTACTGGTGGGGCTGATGCAAAAGGATGGAAGACGGCAGAAGAGGCTTAACTGCGACCTTAACACCATTGGCTTCGCCATTTATAAG GTCCCGGACCAG TACAAAGGCTGCAGCAATATTCACCTAGGACCGGACGTCCTGCTGAGACAGAAGGCTGTGGCCATGAGCAGCAACTTCATCAACACGCGGGAAGTGTGCGACCGCTTCAAACTTCCTCCGGGAGAATATGCAATAGTTCCTTCCACCTTCCTGCCTCACAAGCAAGGCAGCTTTGTTCTCCGGGTGTTCTCAGAGAAGAAGGCTGCAGCCAG TCAACTGCAGGTGGATATCAATGCTGAAATAGAGGAG AAAGAAGTATCTGAGAGTGATGTGGATCCTCATTTCAAACGTCTCTTCAAGCAGATTTCTGGAAAT GACATGGAGGTATCAGTATTCGAACTGCTTACAATTTTGAACAACGTCGTCTCTCACC GGTCTGATATCAAGACGGATGGCTTCAGCCTTGAGACTTGTCGCCTCATTGTCAGTCTGCTGGAT AAAAATGAGAGTGGCACTTTGGGATTAATGGAGTTCCACTTGCTGTGGAACAAAATCCAGAAATACCTG AACATCTTCAAGAATTTCGACACAGACAACTCTGGCACCATGAGCTCCCATGAGATGAGAGGCGCTACCGCTGAAGCAG gtTTCCAAGTAAACAGTACTGTGTTGCAGTCCATTGTGAATCGCTATGCTGATGCTGAGTATGCCATAGACTTTGACAGTTATGTGGGGTGCCTCATAAAACTAGAAATGCTCTTCA AAATGTTTAAGGCTCTGGAGAGAGCTGACACAGGGAAAATGGAGCTGGATATACAGCAG TGGCTGTGCCTTGCGATCCACTGA
- the LOC119214540 gene encoding calpain-2 catalytic subunit-like: MSGIASKLQHGREKSHGIGSNSHAVKYLNQDFESLQRSCLERGQLFQDDSFEALPSSLGYKDLGPDSSKVRGITWKRPKVGTMSRQFLLFFFTRTDICQGALGDCWLLAAIASLTLNKEVLSRVVPHDQSFEEKYAGIFHFQFWQFGEWVDVVVDDRLPTKDGELLFVHSAEGSEFWSALLEKAYAKINGCYEALSGGSTTEGFEDFTGGIAERHELKNADPRLFRIIKKALERGSLLGCSIDITSASDSEAVTYRKLVKGHAYSVTGAEQVSYRGDQVQLIRIRNPWGEVEWNGAWSDKSSEWRYVSDGDRKRLTHRCEDGEFWMSFSDFLRQYSRLEICNLTPDALTGDEFKKWKESEFEETWRRGVSAGGCRNFTDSFWMNPQFVIKLEEVDDDREDGEEGCTFIVGLMQKNRRRMRKMGQDMETIGFAIYELPDEYSGQRQVHLKRNFFVRNCSAARSETFINLREVSNHFCLPPGEYLIVPSTFEPNKNGDFYVRVFSEKQAAFQEIDDPVACHVEKIDIDEDDISDRFKRLFGQLAGHDVDISAFELQKILNRVVVRREDIKTSGFSLTTCRNMVNLLDKDGSGKLGLVEFKILWTKIEKFLDVYKEKDTNQSGCMNSSEMRMAVEEIGFSLNTALHQTILARYSEEDFTIDFDSFVCSTIRLELLFNIFNTLEKNGSGEIELGFMEWMNLAML, from the exons ATGTCCGGCATTGCGTCCAAACTTCAGCACGGCCGAGAAAAATCACACGGAATAGGATCCAACTCTCATGCAGTGAAATACCTCAACCAGGACTTTGAATCGCTGCAGAGAAGCTGTCTGGAGAGAGGACAGTTATTTCAGGATGACAGCTTTGAGGCTCTGCCCTCGTCCTTAGGATATAAAGATCTCGGACCCGATTCCTCCAAAGTGCGAGGCATCACCTGGAAAAGACCCAAGGTGGGTACAATGAGTAG acagtttttactttttttttttaccaggacTGATATTTGCCAAGGAGCCCTTG GTGACTGCTGGCTCCTGGCAGCCATCGCCTCCTTGACTCTGAACAAAGAGGTGTTGTCTCGCGTTGTCCCCCACGACCAAAGCTTTGAGGAGAAATACGCCGGCATCTTCCACTTTCAG TTCTGGCAGTTTGGGGAGTGGGTGGATGTGGTGGTTGACGACCGCTTGCCCACCAAAGATGGAGAGCTGCTGTTTGTTCATTCAGCGGAGGGCTCAGAGTTTTGGAGTGCGCTGTTGGAGAAGGCCTATGCCAA AATAAATGGATGCTATGAGGCTCTTTCCGGAGGCAGCACCACTGAGGGATTCGAGGACTTCACGGGAGGCATTGCAGAGAGACATGAGCTGAAGAACGCAGATCCGCGCCTCTTCAGGATCATTAAGAAGGCCTTGGAGAGAGGCTCCCTTCTGGGATGCTCCATTGAT ATTACCAGTGCGTCTGACTCAGAAGCTGTCACATATCGCAAGTTGGTGAAAGGCCACGCCTACTCTGTGACAGGAGCGGAGCAG GTAAGTTACAGAGGAGACCAGGTGCAGCTGATCAGGATTAGGAACCCATGGGGTGAGGTGGAGTGGAACGGAGCTTGGAGTGACAA GTCTTCTGAGTGGAGATATGTGAGTGACGGTGACCGAAAGAGGCTGACACACCGCTGTGAGGATGGGGAGTTCTG GATGTCGTTTTCCGACTTCCTGCGGCAATATTCTCGCCTTGAGATCTGCAACCTCACCCCTGATGCGCTCACAGGCGATGAGTTCAAGAAATGGAAAGAGTCAGAGTTTGAAGAAACGTGGAGACGAGGCGTTTCAGCTGGTGGCTGCAGAAACTTTACAG ATTCCTTCTGGATGAATCCTCAGTTTGTCATaaagctggaggaggtggatgatGACCGTGAGGATGGTGAGGAGGGCTGCACCTTCATCGTGGGCTTGATGCAGAAGAACAGGCGGCGTATGAGGAAAATGGGGCAGGACATGGAGACCATCGGCTTTGCCATATATGAG CTGCCTGATGAG TACTCCGGCCAAAGGCAAGTGCACCTGAAGAGAAACTTCTTTGTGCGCAACTGTTCAGCAGCGCGCTCCGAGACCTTCATCAACCTGAGAGAAGTGAGCAACCACTTCTGTCTCCCCCCTGGAGAATACCTCATCGTCCCCTCCACCTTTGAGCCCAACAAGAACGGAGACTTTTATGTGCGGGTGTTCTCCGAGAAACAGGCAGCTTTCCA AGAGATTGATGATCCCGTAGCCTGTCATGTTGAGAAG ATTGATATCGATGAAGATGACATCAGTGACAGATTCAAGAGACTGTTTGGACAGCTCGCTGGACAT GATGTGGATATTTCTGCATTTGAGCTGCAGAAAATCCTCAACCGAGTGGTGGTGAGGA GAGAAGACATTAAAACCAGTGGGTTTAGCCTGACAACCTGCCGCAACATGGTCAATCTGCTCGAT AAAGATGGAAGCGGAAAGCTGGGACTGGTAGAATTTAAGATTCTGTGGACAAAGATTGAGAAGTTCCTG GATGTGTACAAAGAGAAAGACACAAACCAGAGTGGCTGTATGAACTCATCGGAGATGCGGATGGCTGTTGAGGAGATCG GTTTCTCTCTCAACACTGCTCTGCATCAGACAATCCTGGCCCGCTACAGTGAGGAAGACTTCACCATTGACTTTGACAGCTTTGTGTGCAGCACGATCCGCTTGGAGTTACTCTTCA ACATCTTCAACACCCTGGAAAAGAATGGGTCCGGTGAGATAGAATTGGGTTTCATGGAG TGGATGAATCTGGCAATGTTGTAG
- the cfl1l gene encoding non-muscle cofilin 1-like, which yields MTSGVKVCDDVKNIITKMKVVKSDDAEADRIRLLILVIDTGEIKIEKCLLQKDVEGEADVFKLVVSLMKPDKCCYLLYDCHFETKESSRKEELVFMLWASDTAKIGEKMIYASSKSSLNNLLDGVKHRLQINDIADMDRADFGKRLGNVVKLEGNSV from the exons ATG ACGTCTGGAGTAAAAGTCTGCGACGATGTGAAAAACATCATCACCAAAATGAAAGTGGTGAAAAGTGATGATGCCGAGGCGGATCGCATTAGATTGCTGATATTGGTCATCGACACCGGCGAAATCAAAATCGAGAAATGTCTCCTTCAGAAAGATGTCGAGGGCGAGGCGGACGTATTCAAGCTGGTCGTAAGTCTGATGAAACCTGATAAGTGCTGCTACCTTTTGTACGACTGCCACTTTGAAACGAAGGAATCAAGTAGAAAAGAGGAACTGGTCTTCATGCTGTG GGCTTCTGATACTGCAAAAATCGGCGAAAAAATGATTTACGCTTCCTCCAAAAGTTCTCTAAACAACCTGTTGGATG GTGTCAAGCATAGGTTGCAGATAAATGACATTGCAGATATGGACAGGGCGGACTTTGGCAAAAGGCTTGGAAACGTGGTGAAGCTCGAGGGCAACAGTGTTTAA